A single window of Leptolyngbya ohadii IS1 DNA harbors:
- a CDS encoding GumC family protein yields METEQTVQSSAPSMRGRSIPPLPPVDLDEADVSPNRGINLRALGRTIQRQALLIAGVATVTTALAIFQAMKIPRSYEGDFQLLVEPVTNEARIADPLTVTRTEGGVPGRDVFTLDYATQIEILKSPEMLNSIVQQVKTEYPDFSFVDLRQGLTVERLQPEGSPDATRIIKANFSGDDPGLVQKVLKVTANRFLQYSLEDRKSRFGEGIKFIEDQLPELQQRVTSLQDQLQRLQQQYNLLDPASQGSQLSGQVNDITSLRLETERQLQEQRTLYRNLQQQLRLSPQEAIAASALSEDPSYRELQAAQQEVQRQIAIETARFSDRSPVVRSLRQREANLNALMNQQAQRIVGQAPAPVPTQQGSGGTSANPAASSAAAPPAGNPQVLAFQNSIRLGLIEQLVNAGNQIQMLEARSREINQASGQFARRLQQFPAIARQYNDLTRELQIATQTLDRLLSQRETLRVEAAQTEIPWEIVSEPTIPRDADGNPVPAPSRAQNMVIAGVGLGLLLGTLLALLLERYRNMFYTIEDIQETIKLPTAGVIPFSRGAKQSLDFPMTFGALGDMEDNRLETAAFRESFSDLYSNIRLAEPPIHALMVTSAEPGDGKTTIALYLAQTAAGAGQRVLLVDTNLRQPQLQNRLDLRNVRGLSDLLTSNTAAEEVIQQSPLADNLYVLAAGSMMPGSARLLGSDQMKQLMEKFRASFDLVIYDTSHLFGVTDASFLTAEVDEVLLVIATGKTNRSTVQRVLNKLTGLPMAGVSLVVNHLREQGDPTGTYNSYSQKAIASQRDGQPSIRL; encoded by the coding sequence ATGGAAACAGAGCAGACAGTTCAATCCTCAGCACCCAGCATGAGAGGCAGATCAATTCCCCCCCTACCGCCTGTGGATCTGGACGAAGCGGATGTCTCCCCAAACCGAGGCATTAATCTGCGTGCCCTGGGTCGAACAATTCAGCGTCAGGCATTGCTGATTGCCGGGGTCGCGACGGTGACAACTGCTCTGGCAATTTTCCAGGCAATGAAGATCCCCCGCAGCTATGAAGGCGATTTTCAGCTTCTTGTCGAACCTGTCACCAACGAAGCTCGGATTGCTGACCCGCTCACCGTGACGCGAACCGAAGGCGGAGTGCCCGGTCGGGATGTGTTTACGCTGGACTATGCAACCCAGATCGAAATTCTGAAAAGTCCAGAAATGCTGAATTCGATCGTGCAGCAAGTCAAGACGGAGTATCCTGACTTCAGCTTTGTAGACCTGAGGCAGGGTCTCACAGTCGAACGATTGCAGCCAGAGGGTTCGCCCGATGCGACCCGCATTATTAAAGCCAACTTTTCGGGAGACGATCCCGGTCTGGTGCAGAAAGTTTTAAAAGTCACTGCCAATCGCTTCTTGCAGTACAGTTTGGAGGATCGCAAGAGCCGCTTTGGGGAGGGCATTAAGTTTATTGAGGATCAGCTGCCAGAACTCCAACAGCGAGTGACAAGCCTCCAGGATCAGCTTCAGCGACTCCAACAGCAGTACAACCTGCTTGATCCTGCCTCCCAGGGAAGCCAGCTCTCTGGACAGGTGAACGATATTACCAGCCTGCGGCTTGAAACCGAACGTCAGCTTCAGGAACAGAGAACCCTCTATCGCAATTTACAGCAGCAGCTTCGGCTCAGTCCCCAGGAGGCGATCGCCGCGTCTGCCCTGAGTGAAGATCCCAGCTACCGGGAACTCCAGGCGGCACAGCAGGAAGTGCAGCGTCAGATTGCGATCGAGACTGCCCGCTTTAGCGATCGGAGTCCGGTGGTGCGATCCCTCCGGCAGCGGGAAGCCAACCTGAATGCGCTCATGAATCAGCAGGCACAGCGAATTGTGGGTCAGGCTCCGGCTCCAGTTCCGACACAGCAAGGTTCTGGCGGTACATCTGCTAACCCAGCCGCGAGTTCCGCCGCCGCTCCGCCTGCTGGCAATCCTCAGGTCTTGGCGTTTCAGAACTCGATTCGCCTGGGGTTAATCGAACAGTTGGTGAATGCAGGCAACCAGATTCAAATGCTGGAGGCACGGAGCCGAGAAATTAATCAAGCGAGCGGTCAGTTTGCGCGACGGCTTCAGCAGTTTCCGGCGATCGCCCGTCAATACAATGACCTGACCCGCGAACTGCAAATCGCCACCCAGACCCTCGATCGCCTGCTGTCTCAGCGGGAAACCCTGCGTGTAGAAGCCGCCCAGACTGAAATTCCGTGGGAAATTGTGTCGGAGCCAACCATTCCGCGTGATGCCGACGGTAATCCCGTGCCCGCTCCCTCCAGAGCGCAAAACATGGTCATTGCGGGCGTGGGTTTGGGGCTGCTGCTGGGAACGCTGCTGGCACTGTTGCTGGAGCGGTATCGCAATATGTTCTACACGATCGAAGACATCCAGGAAACGATCAAGCTGCCCACCGCAGGAGTTATTCCCTTTTCTAGAGGGGCAAAGCAGTCGCTCGATTTTCCAATGACCTTTGGCGCATTGGGCGATATGGAAGACAACCGCCTGGAAACCGCCGCATTCCGCGAATCGTTTAGCGATCTGTATTCCAACATTCGCCTGGCAGAACCGCCGATCCATGCCCTGATGGTGACTTCTGCTGAACCGGGAGACGGCAAAACGACGATCGCCCTTTATCTGGCACAAACCGCCGCAGGTGCAGGACAGCGGGTGCTGCTGGTGGATACCAATCTGCGACAGCCCCAGCTTCAAAACCGCCTGGACTTGAGAAATGTCAGAGGTTTGAGCGATTTGCTAACCAGCAATACTGCTGCGGAGGAAGTGATCCAGCAATCGCCTCTTGCCGATAATCTATACGTTCTGGCAGCCGGATCGATGATGCCCGGATCAGCCCGCCTGCTGGGTTCCGATCAGATGAAACAGCTGATGGAAAAGTTCCGCGCCTCGTTTGATTTGGTGATCTACGACACGTCCCATCTGTTTGGCGTGACTGATGCCAGCTTCCTGACAGCTGAGGTGGATGAAGTGCTGCTGGTGATTGCGACGGGCAAAACCAATCGCAGTACAGTGCAGCGTGTCCTTAACAAACTGACAGGCTTACCAATGGCTGGAGTTAGCCTGGTGGTGAACCATCTGCGCGAACAGGGTGATCCAACCGGAACTTACAATAGCTATAGCCAGAAAGCAATCGCCTCGCAGCGGGACGGTCAGCCTTCAATCCGGCTGTAG
- a CDS encoding PP2C family protein-serine/threonine phosphatase: MPLASTMKPLFTGLTDPGLLRSVNQDDYYLDPQGRFFIVADGMGGHAGGQEASHIATTAIQSYLNEYWDSDEPSTVLLEQAFLRANRAILKDQAKHPERSDMGTTAVVVLFRDQQSWCAHVGDSRLYRLRGAKLHQVTEDHTWVARATKMGDLTPEQARLHPWRHILSRCLGREDVGQIDVQSFDLQVNDRLLLCSDGLTEELPDHLIAFHLKTIRACDRAAATLVGAAKERGGRDNITVVIVAFEEIPVANEMQPDIRS, translated from the coding sequence ATGCCGCTGGCTTCCACCATGAAACCCTTGTTTACGGGTCTGACCGATCCGGGGTTACTGCGTTCCGTTAATCAAGATGACTATTATTTAGACCCCCAGGGTCGCTTTTTTATCGTGGCGGATGGCATGGGCGGACATGCAGGCGGACAGGAAGCCAGCCACATTGCAACGACCGCGATTCAGAGCTATCTCAATGAATACTGGGATTCGGACGAACCTTCAACCGTTCTGCTAGAGCAGGCTTTTCTACGGGCAAATCGCGCCATTCTTAAGGATCAGGCAAAACATCCGGAGCGATCGGATATGGGGACGACCGCAGTGGTCGTGCTGTTTCGCGATCAGCAGTCCTGGTGCGCCCACGTTGGCGATTCGCGGCTGTATCGGCTGCGGGGGGCAAAGCTGCATCAAGTCACGGAAGATCATACCTGGGTTGCACGGGCAACCAAGATGGGCGATCTGACTCCAGAGCAGGCAAGGCTTCACCCCTGGCGGCATATTCTGTCTCGCTGTCTGGGTCGCGAAGATGTGGGACAAATTGATGTCCAGTCCTTTGATTTGCAGGTGAACGATCGGCTGCTGCTGTGCAGCGATGGACTCACGGAAGAACTGCCGGATCACCTGATCGCCTTCCATCTGAAGACCATTCGTGCCTGCGATCGGGCGGCGGCAACGCTGGTGGGGGCAGCAAAGGAGCGAGGCGGACGGGACAACATTACGGTCGTAATTGTGGCGTTTGAGGAAATCCCTGTCGCGAACGAAATGCAACCGGATATTCGTTCGTAA
- a CDS encoding glycosyltransferase, whose amino-acid sequence MSASIQPLPPTPDSSDRTIRLAVVVLNYRTADLTIGCLKSLVPEIETLPETQVYVVDNCSADGSAEKIAAAIAAAEWQWATFLPLSQNRGYAAGNNAAIRQILSGETLPDYILLLNPDTIVRPGALSALVEFMERHPEAGIAGSRLEDLDGTPQRSAFRFPSVFSELDDGLRLGVVSKLLESWTVAPPVPESECETDWVAGASMIVRRSVWEQVGLMDEDYFLYFEELDFCLAAKRSGWSCWYVPQSRVVHFVGQSSGVTDTKIAPKRRPTYWFDSRRRYFTKNYGWWYAVLSEILWAVSFALWRVRRAIQRKPDTDPPYLLVDFVRNSVLVKTVVGNRGAGGTAAGEQGRKTSQSESYEPEYNPELGLWEQIREDWEAHGRDWTLPGFRAVAVQRFGVWRMTVKPKILRAPLSILYRSLYRKIRNSYGIELPFTVKLGRRVVVEHHSGIIIHGYSTIGDESIIRQGVTLGIRYLDRPFDAPKLGKRVNVGAGAVILGNVEIGDDANIGANAVVLSDVPAGCTAVGIPAKILPTKAKMLREGL is encoded by the coding sequence ATGTCTGCGTCTATCCAGCCCTTGCCCCCCACTCCGGATTCATCCGATCGTACGATCCGCCTTGCGGTGGTCGTCCTCAACTATCGCACAGCGGATTTAACGATCGGCTGTTTAAAGTCCCTGGTTCCAGAGATCGAAACGCTGCCCGAAACCCAGGTTTACGTGGTGGATAACTGCTCTGCCGACGGTTCTGCCGAAAAGATCGCTGCTGCGATCGCTGCCGCTGAGTGGCAATGGGCAACCTTTCTACCGCTGTCGCAAAACCGGGGCTATGCTGCGGGCAATAATGCTGCGATTCGGCAAATTTTATCGGGGGAAACGCTGCCCGACTACATTCTGCTGCTCAACCCCGATACGATCGTGCGTCCGGGTGCCCTGTCTGCCCTGGTGGAGTTTATGGAGCGCCATCCAGAAGCGGGCATTGCCGGAAGTCGATTAGAAGATCTGGACGGAACACCCCAGCGATCGGCGTTTCGATTTCCCTCCGTGTTCAGCGAACTGGATGACGGGCTGCGGCTCGGCGTCGTGTCCAAACTGCTCGAATCCTGGACAGTTGCGCCTCCAGTTCCCGAATCGGAATGTGAGACGGACTGGGTGGCGGGTGCCAGCATGATTGTGCGGCGATCGGTCTGGGAACAGGTCGGGCTAATGGACGAAGACTATTTTCTTTACTTTGAAGAGCTGGATTTTTGTCTGGCTGCAAAGCGATCGGGCTGGTCTTGCTGGTATGTGCCCCAGAGTCGTGTGGTTCACTTTGTTGGTCAAAGCTCTGGCGTAACGGATACCAAAATCGCCCCGAAGCGTCGCCCGACTTACTGGTTTGATTCCCGGCGGCGATACTTCACCAAAAACTATGGCTGGTGGTATGCCGTCCTGTCCGAAATCCTTTGGGCGGTTAGCTTTGCCCTATGGCGTGTGCGGCGAGCAATCCAACGTAAGCCTGATACCGATCCGCCCTATTTGCTGGTGGATTTTGTGCGGAATAGCGTTTTGGTGAAGACGGTTGTGGGGAATAGGGGAGCAGGGGGAACCGCAGCAGGGGAGCAGGGGAGAAAGACGAGCCAGTCGGAATCCTATGAGCCTGAATATAATCCTGAGTTGGGTCTGTGGGAGCAGATCCGGGAGGATTGGGAGGCACATGGGCGGGACTGGACGCTGCCGGGATTTCGAGCGGTTGCAGTGCAGCGGTTTGGCGTTTGGCGGATGACGGTGAAGCCGAAGATTTTGCGTGCCCCGCTCAGTATTTTGTATCGATCGCTCTATCGCAAGATTCGCAACAGCTACGGAATTGAGCTGCCCTTCACGGTAAAGCTGGGTCGGCGAGTGGTCGTTGAACACCATAGCGGCATCATTATTCACGGCTACAGCACGATCGGCGATGAAAGCATTATTCGTCAGGGAGTGACGCTGGGAATTCGCTACCTCGATCGTCCATTTGACGCGCCGAAGCTGGGTAAGCGGGTCAATGTAGGGGCGGGAGCCGTCATTTTAGGCAATGTGGAAATTGGCGACGACGCCAACATTGGGGCAAACGCGGTCGTCTTGAGCGATGTGCCTGCGGGATGCACTGCGGTCGGAATTCCGGCAAAGATACTGCCGACGAAAGCGAAGATGCTGAGAGAGGGACTTTGA
- a CDS encoding YdcF family protein, with translation MGYAPQVADSLFGFMTLRQAVLAKKRSSRRSGWRRGVTRIFFGVTLVGLLGFGFQQVGSWWQKPQAVLVLGGATEREIFAAQFAQEHPNLPIWVSSGSNPEYAEWVFSEAGIPADRVHLDYQAVDTVTNFTTLVDHLKAEGITSVYLITSDYHMRRAKVIGEIIFGSRGIDFKPIAVPSRQQDEPIEKVVRDAARAVLWVTTGNTGEDLLERWKHTVQ, from the coding sequence TTGGGGTATGCGCCTCAGGTTGCCGATTCTCTGTTTGGCTTTATGACATTGCGACAGGCAGTTTTAGCAAAAAAGCGATCCTCCCGGCGATCGGGCTGGAGGCGCGGAGTCACAAGAATTTTCTTCGGTGTTACGCTGGTTGGACTGTTGGGATTTGGCTTTCAGCAGGTCGGAAGTTGGTGGCAAAAGCCTCAGGCAGTGCTGGTATTGGGCGGCGCAACGGAGCGAGAAATTTTTGCGGCACAGTTTGCCCAGGAGCATCCGAACCTGCCGATCTGGGTGTCTTCTGGCAGCAATCCCGAATATGCGGAATGGGTGTTCTCCGAGGCAGGCATTCCCGCCGATCGCGTTCACCTGGACTATCAGGCAGTTGATACCGTCACGAACTTTACGACTTTGGTCGATCATCTCAAAGCTGAGGGCATTACCAGCGTTTATCTAATTACCTCTGACTACCACATGCGTCGCGCCAAGGTAATTGGGGAAATTATTTTTGGCAGTCGCGGCATTGACTTTAAGCCGATCGCCGTTCCCAGCCGTCAGCAGGATGAGCCGATCGAGAAGGTGGTGCGGGATGCCGCCAGAGCCGTTTTGTGGGTGACGACTGGCAATACGGGGGAAGATTTGCTAGAACGCTGGAAGCACACGGTTCAATAA
- the recJ gene encoding single-stranded-DNA-specific exonuclease RecJ: MGEMQWRIQTMADVSADFLEAVCQIASEALTDPKANPAANPQSAQVGQRAAQLLWNRGIRSSQSLAGYLNPNQYQPTSPFAFGEEMRQAVDRLIQARQNGEKVAIWGDFDADGITSTAVLWEGLGQFFPSEQLTYVIPNRLTESHGLAIAGMDALNAEGYRLIVTCDTGSTNLTELEYAQQQGIEVIITDHHTLPAKRPPVVAMVNPRTLSPDHPLAYLSGVAVAYKLVEALYETLPDLPTRPLTDLLDLVAIGLIADLVNLTGDCRYLAQRGIEQLQRQRDPKTASRPGVACLLELCQRNGDRPTDISFGLGPRINAISRIRGDARFGVELLTCRELDRCRELAQETELANTRRKSLQKDVVQQIQARLTEIDLSTTSVIVLADSQWSVGVLGLVAGQIAQETNRPTILLTYDETESHPIARGSARSTQNLDLYALFATQSHLIHHFGGHPLAAGLTLPLENLPLFTEAVNRQVRQQQISLSAPTLTADLTVTVAELGKDLFRELKLLEPYGMGNPVPRLLIHSCWFRNVHNANIKDLRGRKIRYIKTEFELWDRTTQQGFPGIWWGHYRDEIPTLPCDAIVELDYNAYRKQYEVRLVDLRLASPAVPQASNLSIDWIIDCRNAEDSPLSYTQTAIEDAIRLTTCPASWDELGQWLRQAQQTQRSLILDYPPPPQDEPIERWRQLVGIAKYLSRTGTAVPPEQICQQLQISFRSFQVGLYLLRQYGFQIGRSDEGISFSLQFGTDLSEADSQANLALQPFLDAVQEEQFQRQYFSQVPLSLIQAIVTNSDFAGEAEVLASEGAL, from the coding sequence ATGGGTGAAATGCAGTGGCGAATTCAGACAATGGCTGATGTATCGGCTGATTTTCTGGAAGCGGTCTGCCAGATCGCCAGCGAAGCCTTAACCGATCCAAAAGCTAATCCAGCCGCAAATCCTCAGTCTGCTCAGGTCGGGCAGCGGGCGGCACAGTTGCTCTGGAATCGCGGTATTCGATCGTCTCAAAGTCTTGCAGGCTACCTGAATCCGAACCAGTATCAGCCCACCAGTCCCTTTGCGTTCGGGGAAGAAATGCGGCAGGCAGTCGATCGCCTAATTCAAGCCAGACAGAACGGCGAGAAGGTCGCAATCTGGGGCGATTTTGATGCCGATGGAATTACCTCGACGGCAGTGCTGTGGGAAGGGCTGGGGCAGTTTTTCCCGTCGGAGCAGCTCACCTACGTAATTCCAAATCGGCTAACTGAGTCTCATGGGTTGGCGATCGCGGGGATGGATGCCCTCAACGCAGAAGGCTATCGGCTAATTGTCACCTGCGACACGGGCAGCACAAATCTCACGGAACTGGAATACGCCCAGCAGCAGGGTATTGAAGTGATTATTACCGACCACCATACGCTGCCTGCAAAACGTCCGCCCGTTGTGGCGATGGTTAACCCGCGCACCCTGTCCCCCGATCACCCCCTTGCCTATCTGTCCGGCGTTGCGGTGGCATATAAGCTCGTGGAAGCCCTGTACGAGACGCTGCCTGACCTGCCAACTCGTCCCCTCACGGATCTGCTGGATTTGGTGGCGATCGGACTGATTGCCGATTTGGTCAACCTGACGGGGGACTGTCGCTATCTGGCACAGCGGGGCATTGAGCAGCTTCAGCGGCAGCGCGATCCGAAAACCGCTTCCCGTCCAGGGGTTGCCTGTCTGCTAGAACTCTGTCAGCGAAACGGCGATCGCCCCACGGATATTTCCTTTGGCTTGGGGCCGCGCATTAATGCCATTAGCCGGATTCGAGGCGATGCTCGCTTTGGGGTAGAACTGCTGACCTGTCGAGAACTCGATCGCTGCCGGGAACTGGCGCAGGAAACCGAGCTGGCAAATACACGCCGCAAATCGCTTCAGAAAGACGTGGTGCAGCAAATTCAGGCAAGGCTGACGGAAATTGATCTGTCAACAACGAGCGTGATCGTGCTGGCAGATTCCCAGTGGTCAGTTGGGGTGCTGGGACTGGTGGCAGGACAGATTGCCCAGGAAACCAATCGCCCCACGATTCTGCTGACCTACGACGAAACCGAGAGTCATCCAATCGCCAGAGGCTCTGCCCGCTCGACCCAAAATCTTGACCTGTACGCCCTGTTTGCCACCCAGTCTCACCTGATTCACCACTTTGGCGGACATCCCCTCGCTGCCGGACTCACCCTGCCCCTGGAAAATCTGCCGCTATTTACGGAAGCGGTTAACCGCCAGGTGCGTCAGCAGCAAATCAGCCTTTCTGCCCCCACCCTCACCGCCGATCTCACCGTCACGGTTGCCGAACTGGGGAAAGATTTGTTTCGCGAGTTAAAACTGCTGGAACCCTACGGCATGGGCAACCCTGTCCCCCGACTGCTGATCCACAGCTGCTGGTTTCGCAACGTCCACAATGCCAATATCAAAGACCTGCGGGGACGCAAAATTCGCTACATCAAAACCGAATTTGAACTCTGGGATAGAACGACTCAGCAGGGGTTCCCCGGTATCTGGTGGGGACACTACCGCGACGAAATTCCTACCCTTCCCTGCGATGCGATCGTCGAACTGGACTATAATGCCTACCGCAAACAGTACGAGGTGCGACTGGTTGATCTGCGGCTTGCCAGCCCAGCCGTACCCCAAGCGAGCAATCTTTCTATCGACTGGATTATCGACTGCCGAAATGCTGAAGATTCTCCCCTTTCCTACACCCAAACGGCGATCGAAGATGCAATTCGTCTCACGACCTGTCCGGCAAGCTGGGATGAGCTAGGGCAATGGCTGCGGCAAGCACAGCAAACCCAACGATCGCTGATTCTGGACTACCCCCCACCCCCCCAAGATGAGCCGATCGAGCGCTGGCGGCAGCTTGTAGGCATCGCCAAATACCTGAGCCGCACCGGAACCGCTGTCCCACCGGAGCAAATTTGTCAGCAGCTTCAAATCAGTTTTCGATCGTTCCAGGTTGGACTCTATCTGCTCAGGCAATACGGCTTTCAAATCGGGCGATCGGATGAGGGAATATCGTTCAGTTTGCAGTTTGGGACAGACCTGAGCGAGGCAGATTCGCAGGCAAATCTCGCACTTCAGCCGTTTCTGGATGCGGTGCAGGAGGAGCAGTTTCAGCGGCAGTATTTTTCGCAGGTTCCGCTTTCTCTGATTCAGGCGATCGTGACGAATAGCGATTTTGCTGGGGAAGCTGAGGTACTGGCTTCTGAAGGTGCCCTTTGA
- a CDS encoding polysaccharide biosynthesis/export family protein yields the protein MKASPNHSLPDQHHLNQGQPFNPPLSSQSPAQRPAPLELRRSIATLMLSLTAWTSAASLPVLAQTAPAQTAPAQAQTIPVPPAPQATPAQPTEGAAEATGGLTQTTPAPSPTPDNVLPQPNRTIIPPPVTAAPFENAYLLGPGDQIQIDIFDVPELSGAAGRHAVLVDGTIRLPWAGAVRVQGLSLDQAANAVSRAYASYINNPLVTVNLLSVRTLRISVAGEVKRPGAYVIDPTSETNSVLVGDAAVAGGTAGNQWPTLSQAIQAAGGITQSANLREVQIRRPQPNGAIEVIDANLWDLVKNGNLNQDVRLRDRDIVYIPTATALSNEDILTQGAANLSPATIRINVVGEVGSPGVVEVPANTPLNQALLAAGGFESRRARRSEVELIRLNPNGTATRRTVNVDLAAGVNEETNPSLREYDTVVVSRSGLARTGDFIGTLLAPFGGVLGAVGGIFGIVDTISNIGE from the coding sequence ATGAAAGCCTCGCCAAATCACTCTTTGCCTGACCAGCATCACCTGAATCAGGGTCAGCCCTTCAACCCTCCGCTTTCTTCCCAGTCTCCGGCACAGCGTCCCGCCCCCCTGGAGCTACGCCGCTCGATCGCAACACTGATGCTCAGCCTGACTGCCTGGACAAGCGCGGCAAGCCTGCCCGTTCTGGCACAGACGGCTCCAGCGCAAACGGCTCCAGCCCAGGCACAAACGATTCCTGTTCCTCCCGCTCCCCAGGCAACTCCTGCCCAACCGACTGAAGGTGCAGCAGAGGCAACAGGAGGATTGACGCAAACGACGCCAGCGCCCTCTCCAACGCCTGACAATGTACTGCCCCAGCCGAATCGCACCATTATTCCGCCGCCAGTCACGGCAGCCCCGTTTGAAAACGCCTATCTGCTGGGACCGGGCGATCAAATTCAGATCGATATCTTTGATGTACCGGAGTTAAGCGGTGCCGCAGGTCGCCACGCCGTTCTGGTGGATGGAACCATTCGCCTTCCCTGGGCAGGAGCAGTGCGGGTTCAGGGATTGAGCCTCGACCAGGCAGCCAACGCAGTCTCCAGAGCATACGCATCCTACATCAACAATCCCCTGGTCACGGTGAATCTGCTGTCGGTTCGGACCCTCCGGATTAGCGTGGCGGGTGAGGTGAAGCGTCCCGGTGCCTATGTCATCGACCCGACCAGCGAAACGAATTCGGTTCTGGTTGGCGATGCAGCAGTGGCAGGCGGCACGGCTGGAAATCAGTGGCCTACCCTGTCTCAGGCAATTCAAGCGGCAGGCGGCATTACCCAGTCTGCGAATCTGCGCGAGGTGCAAATTCGTCGTCCCCAGCCCAACGGCGCGATCGAAGTGATTGATGCAAACCTCTGGGATCTGGTGAAAAACGGCAACCTGAACCAGGATGTGCGGCTGCGCGATCGCGATATCGTTTACATTCCCACCGCAACAGCCCTCAGCAACGAAGATATCTTGACCCAGGGCGCTGCCAACCTTTCGCCTGCTACAATCCGCATTAACGTCGTGGGTGAAGTGGGGTCGCCAGGAGTGGTAGAGGTACCGGCTAACACACCGCTCAACCAGGCGCTTTTGGCAGCGGGCGGGTTTGAGTCCAGACGTGCCAGACGCAGTGAAGTGGAACTCATTCGCCTCAATCCCAACGGAACGGCGACGCGCCGCACAGTCAATGTGGATCTGGCAGCGGGCGTTAACGAGGAAACCAATCCATCCCTGCGGGAGTATGATACGGTCGTAGTCAGTCGTTCTGGGTTAGCCAGAACCGGAGATTTCATCGGCACTCTCCTGGCTCCGTTTGGTGGAGTTCTGGGTGCGGTTGGCGGTATCTTTGGTATCGTCGATACTATCTCCAACATTGGTGAGTAG
- a CDS encoding pre-peptidase C-terminal domain-containing protein, whose amino-acid sequence MIFGSISPCSTQTQPVQRMFRTVQKELTVKNLTVLLGAIVLTGGSIGFLTQSAQAQSVMQEQGSLQPVQHEHTFSGEAGQTVMITLTSDEFDPYLVLLDPSGKEIAVNDDYARSLNSAIVFTLPESGQYKVVARSFSGQGGNYSVNVQPASPFDRAYAKGMQLLAEGNLSAAETALSEAIQIAPSVPAPYLDRAELFLALGNLPSAVSDYQQAASLYEQAGNREAAEQIRAHLSVVQGQ is encoded by the coding sequence ATGATTTTTGGTTCTATTTCACCTTGCTCTACTCAGACCCAGCCAGTTCAGCGAATGTTCCGTACTGTGCAAAAAGAACTGACTGTAAAAAACCTGACTGTATTGCTAGGCGCGATCGTCCTCACAGGTGGATCGATCGGATTTCTGACTCAATCGGCTCAGGCGCAGTCTGTAATGCAGGAGCAAGGTTCTCTCCAGCCCGTCCAGCACGAACACACTTTCTCCGGTGAGGCAGGGCAAACGGTGATGATTACCCTCACCAGCGATGAATTCGACCCCTATCTGGTTCTGCTCGACCCCAGCGGCAAAGAGATTGCTGTCAACGACGACTATGCCCGCAGCCTCAATTCTGCGATCGTCTTTACCCTTCCCGAAAGCGGACAATACAAGGTCGTAGCCCGTTCCTTTAGCGGACAGGGAGGCAATTATTCAGTGAACGTTCAGCCCGCCAGCCCCTTCGATCGCGCCTACGCCAAAGGAATGCAGCTCCTTGCAGAAGGAAATCTCTCCGCAGCCGAAACTGCCCTTTCCGAAGCTATTCAAATCGCGCCCAGTGTCCCCGCACCCTACCTCGATCGGGCAGAACTGTTCCTGGCTTTAGGAAATCTCCCCTCTGCTGTATCGGATTATCAGCAAGCTGCTAGTTTGTATGAGCAAGCCGGAAATCGGGAAGCAGCGGAGCAGATTCGGGCACATCTTTCGGTGGTGCAGGGGCAGTAG
- a CDS encoding metallophosphoesterase, whose translation MHKLLSGSLRIEEITIPISQLPSSLHQTRLVQLSDLHYDGLRLSEAMLEEAIEASNALQPDLVMLTGDYVTDDPTPIDALADRLQRLQSRKGIFAVLGNHDLHYPQSRSEVTNALTRAGIQVLWNEIAYPLGQALPIAGLADFWSREFNPAPVFNQLDPAIPRIVLSHNPDSAERLQSWRADLILSGHTHGGQIVVPYFGPFPSTYQRLRQYVPKSWRRWIPYMREDICKVVRHWEWAQGLHQVGSNWLYVNRGLGTYPPGRLFCPPELTVINLVSQ comes from the coding sequence ATGCACAAGCTGTTATCCGGCTCCCTTCGGATTGAGGAAATTACAATCCCAATTTCTCAACTTCCGTCCTCCCTGCATCAAACTCGCCTGGTTCAGCTTTCCGATCTGCACTACGACGGACTGCGCCTGTCGGAAGCAATGTTAGAGGAAGCGATCGAAGCTAGCAATGCGCTCCAGCCCGATCTGGTAATGCTGACCGGGGATTATGTGACGGATGATCCGACGCCAATTGATGCCTTAGCCGATCGACTTCAGCGGCTCCAAAGCCGGAAAGGAATTTTTGCCGTACTCGGCAACCACGACCTGCACTATCCCCAGTCCCGCTCCGAAGTGACAAACGCCCTCACCCGTGCTGGAATCCAGGTATTGTGGAACGAGATCGCCTACCCACTGGGGCAAGCATTGCCGATCGCCGGACTAGCCGATTTCTGGTCGCGAGAATTTAATCCGGCTCCAGTCTTCAATCAGCTTGATCCTGCCATTCCCCGCATTGTTCTATCCCACAATCCTGATTCAGCGGAACGGCTCCAGTCCTGGCGAGCGGATTTGATTCTTTCAGGACATACCCACGGCGGGCAGATTGTAGTGCCTTATTTTGGTCCATTTCCCAGCACCTATCAGCGGCTCCGGCAGTACGTGCCTAAATCTTGGCGACGCTGGATTCCCTATATGCGCGAAGACATCTGCAAGGTGGTGCGGCACTGGGAATGGGCGCAGGGTCTGCATCAGGTCGGGTCAAACTGGCTCTACGTGAATCGGGGGCTGGGAACCTATCCCCCAGGGCGGTTGTTCTGCCCTCCGGAATTAACTGTGATCAACCTGGTATCGCAATAG